One region of Candidatus Methylomirabilota bacterium genomic DNA includes:
- a CDS encoding NAD(P)-binding domain-containing protein, which produces MAGNHAADHGRRNFLKLAGCGLGVVALAARPARARAQATTAPPLKISMVGAGRMGGAVGALFVKAGHPVMFSSRHPENLKDLTTGLGPLAQAGPVAQAVAFGDVVVMVVPYAALEEIGKAHGRALATKPLVLDVCNPIARRDGAELVKWVNEQGGAGLASAKLLPGARIVRAFNAISYRRVGVIAHRPGGLVGVPIAGDDPKAIALAEGLIRGIGFEPVLVGGLAMGKFLLPGTPLAEEHTPAEIRQIAAGLR; this is translated from the coding sequence ATGGCAGGGAATCACGCCGCTGATCACGGCCGCCGCAACTTTCTCAAGCTTGCCGGGTGCGGGCTCGGCGTGGTCGCGCTCGCCGCTCGGCCGGCTCGCGCGAGGGCCCAGGCGACGACCGCGCCGCCGCTCAAGATCAGCATGGTTGGGGCCGGGCGCATGGGCGGCGCCGTCGGCGCTCTCTTCGTCAAGGCCGGGCACCCCGTGATGTTCTCGTCGCGCCATCCCGAGAACCTGAAGGACCTCACGACGGGTCTCGGGCCTCTCGCCCAGGCCGGCCCCGTCGCGCAGGCCGTCGCCTTCGGCGACGTGGTGGTGATGGTCGTCCCCTACGCGGCGCTCGAGGAGATCGGTAAGGCGCACGGCCGCGCGCTCGCCACCAAGCCGCTGGTGCTGGACGTCTGCAACCCCATCGCGCGGCGTGACGGTGCCGAACTGGTGAAGTGGGTGAACGAGCAGGGCGGCGCCGGGCTGGCCAGCGCCAAGTTGCTGCCGGGGGCGCGCATCGTGCGGGCGTTCAACGCGATCAGCTATCGGAGGGTCGGCGTGATCGCCCACCGCCCGGGCGGCCTCGTCGGTGTGCCGATCGCCGGCGACGATCCGAAAGCCATCGCCCTCGCCGAGGGACTCATCCGCGGCATCGGCTTCGAACCTGTCCTCGTCGGAGGCCTCGCCATGGGCAAGTTCCTCCTCCCCGGTACGCCGCTGGCTGAGGAACACACGCCCGCGGAAATTCGACAGATCGCCGCCGGTCTGCGTTGA